One part of the Hippoglossus hippoglossus isolate fHipHip1 chromosome 11, fHipHip1.pri, whole genome shotgun sequence genome encodes these proteins:
- the ago2 gene encoding protein argonaute-2 isoform X1, with amino-acid sequence MYSSPGATEMTEPARSSGSLSSDPPSSPVPEYVFKPPSRPDFGTMGRTIKLQANFFEMEIPKLEVYHYDIDIKPEKCPRRVNREIVEHMVQHFKTQIFGDRKPVYDGRKNLYTAMPLPIGRDKVELEVTIPGEGKDRSFKVSIKWMSCVSLQALHEALAGRLPSVPFETIQALDVVMRHLPSMRYTPVGRSFFTPSEGCSNPLGGGREVWFGFHQSVRPSLWKMMLNIDVSATAFYKAQPVIEFMCEVLDFKSIEEQQKPLTDSQRVKFTKEIKGSTDSGGISNSRLLCPGLKVEITHCGQMKRKYRVCNVTRRPASHQTFPLQQENGQTIECTVAQYFKDKYKLILRYPHLPCLQVGQEQKHTYLPLEVCNIVAGQRCIKKLTDNQTSTMIRATARSAPDRQDEISKLMRSANFNTDPYVREFGVMVRDEMTEVNGRVLQAPSILYGGRVRGATADNKAIATPIQGVWDMRNKQFHTGIEIKVWAIACFAPQRQCTELLLKAFTDQLRKISRDAGMPIQGQPCFCKYAQGADSVEPMFRHLKYTYQGLQLVVVILPGKTPVYAEVKRVGDTVLGMATQCVQVKNVQKTTPQTLSNLCLKINVKLGGVNNILLPQGRPLVFQQPVIFLGADVTHPPAGDGKKPSIAAVVGSMDAHPSRYCATVRVQQHRQDIIQDLATMVRELLIQFYKSTRFKPTRIIYYRDGISEGQFNQVACTVLQHELLAIREACIKLEKDYQPGITFVVVQKRHHTRLFCMDRNERVGKSGNIPAGTTVDTKITHPSEFDFYLCSHAGIQGTSRPSHYHVLWDDNHFTADELQVLTYQLCHTYVRCTRSVSIPAPAYYAHLVAFRARYHLVDKEHDSAEGSHTSGQSNGRDQQALAKAVQIHQDTLRTMYFA; translated from the exons ATCCCCCATCTTCACCGGTGCCAGAATATGTGTTCAAGCCACCATCACGGCCAGACTTTGGCACCATGGGCAGGACAATCAAGCTCCAGGCCAACTTCTTTGAGATGGAAATCCCCAAACTGGAGGTCTACCATTATGACATCGACATCAAGCCCGAGAAATGCCCCAGGAGGGTCAATcg TGAAATTGTGGAGCACATGGTCCAGCACTTTAAAACACAGATCTTTGGTGATCGAAAGCCAGTGTATGATGGGAGGAAGAATCTCTACACAGCCATGCCCTTACCCATAGGCAGAGACAAG GTAGAGCTTGAAGTGACCATTCCTGGTGAGGGCAAGGACCGCAGCTTCAAAGTATCCATCAAGTGGATGTCCTGCGTTAGTCTGCAAGCTCTGCACGAGGCACTGGCAGGGCGGCTTCCCAGTGTCCCCTTTGAGACCATTCAAGCCTTGGATGTGGTCATGAGGCATTTGCCCTCAATGAG gtaTACCCCAGTGGGCCGTTCTTTCTTCACTCCATCAGAGGGATGTTCGAACCCCCTCGGTGGTGGCAGAGAGGTGTGGTTTGGCTTCCATCAGTCTGTCAGGCCTTCCCTCTGGAAAATGATGCTCAACATTGATG TTTCCGCCACTGCATTCTACAAAGCCCAGCCTGTAATTGAGTTCATGTGTGAGGTCTTGGATTTCAAAAGCATTGAAGAACAACAGAAGCCCTTAACAGACTCTCAACGAGTTAAATTTACAAAGGAAATCAAAG GATCAACGGACAGTGGGGGAATTTCCAACTCTCGTCTCCTCTGTCCAGGTCTGAAGGTGGAGATCACTCACTGTGGGCAGATGAAGAGGAAGTACAGAGTGTGCAACGTTACCAGAAGACCTGCCAGCCACCAAAC GTtccctctgcagcaggagaacgGCCAAACTATTGAATGCACAGTAGCACAGTACTTCAAAGATAAGTACAAGCTCATCTTGCGATACCCCCACCTCCCATGTCTACAGGTGGGACAGGAGCAGAAGCACACCTACCTACCTCTAGAG GTGTGTAACATAGTGGCAGGACAGCGCTGCATAAAAAAACTGACAGACAATCAAACATCCACTATGATCCGCGCCACAGCCCGATCTGCACCAGACCGTCAGGACGAGATTAGTAAACTG atGAGAAGTGCCAATTTCAACACTGACCCTTACGTTCGCGAGTTCGGAGTGATGGTGAGAGACGAGATGACGGAAGTGAACGGCCGCGTCCTGCAGGCCCCCTCTATCCTGTATGGAGGCAGGGTACGTGGAGCAACTGCTGAT AACAAAGCAATAGCCACACCTATCCAGGGAGTATGGGACATGAGGAACAAGCAGTTCCACACTGGCATCGAGATCAAAGTGTGGGCCATCGCCTGCTTCGCACCACAGAGACAATGTACTGAACTCCTGCTCAA AGCCTTCACAGATCAGCTGAGGAAGATCTCCAGGGATGCAGGGATGCCCATCCAGGGTCAGCCTTGCTTCTGTAAGTACGCCCAGGGAGCGGACAGCGTGGAGCCCATGTTCAGGCACCTCAAGTACACCTACCAGGGCCTCCAGCTGGTCGTGGTTATCCTGCCGGGGAAGACGCCTGTCTACG CTGAAGTGAAGCGTGTCGGGGACACTGTACTCGGCATGGCCACGCAGTGTGTGCAGGTGAAGAATGTTCAGAAGACGACACCTCAGACTCTCTCCAACCTCTGTCTGAAGATCAATGTGAAGCTGGGTGGCGTCAATAACATCCTGCTCCCACAGGGCAG GCCGTTGGTGTTCCAGCAGCCAGTAATCTTCCTCGGTGCAGATGTGACTCATCCGCCTGCAGGAGATGGAAAAAAGCCTTCCATCGCTGCT gTTGTTGGTAGTATGGATGCCCACCCGAGCAGATACTGTGCCACAGTCCGGGTGCAGCAGCACCGTCAGGACATCATCCAGGACTTGGCCACCATGGTGAGGGAGCTTCTCATTCAGTTCTACAAGTCCACCCGCTTCAAGCCCACCAGGATAATCTACTACCGCGATGGCATCTCCGAGGGCCAGTTTAACCAGGTGGCTTGCACA GTTCTTCAGCATGAACTGCTGGCCATCCGTGAGGCCTGCATCAAACTAGAGAAGGACTACCAGCCCGGTATCACCTTTGTTGTCGTGCAAAAGAGACACCACACAAGACTGTTCTGTATGGACAGAAATGAGAGG GTTGGGAAGAGCGGCAACATCCCTGCAGGCACCACGGTGGATACGAAAATTACTCACCCATCCGAGTTTGACTTCTACCTTTGCAGTCACGCTGGAATTCAG GGCACCAGCCGGCCGTCTCACTACCACGTGCTCTGGGACGACAACCACTTCACTGCAGACGAACTGCAGGTTCTCACCTACCAGCTTTGCCACACTTACGTGCGCTGCACCCGGTCAGTTTCCATCCCAGCACCAGCCTACTACGCCCATTTGGTGGCTTTCAGGGCTCGCTATCACCTGGTGGACAAAGAGCATGATAG TGCTGAAGGAAGTCATACCTCAGGCCAGAGCAATGGGCGCGACCAGCAAGCCTTGGCTAAGGCCGTTCAGATCCACCAGGACACGCTGCGCACCATGTACTTTGCCTGA
- the ago2 gene encoding protein argonaute-2 isoform X2, protein MYSSPGATEMTEPARSSGSLSSDPPSSPVPEYVFKPPSRPDFGTMGRTIKLQANFFEMEIPKLEVYHYDIDIKPEKCPRRVNREIVEHMVQHFKTQIFGDRKPVYDGRKNLYTAMPLPIGRDKVELEVTIPGEGKDRSFKVSIKWMSCVSLQALHEALAGRLPSVPFETIQALDVVMRHLPSMRYTPVGRSFFTPSEGCSNPLGGGREVWFGFHQSVRPSLWKMMLNIDVSATAFYKAQPVIEFMCEVLDFKSIEEQQKPLTDSQRVKFTKEIKGSTDSGGISNSRLLCPGLKVEITHCGQMKRKYRVCNVTRRPASHQTFPLQQENGQTIECTVAQYFKDKYKLILRYPHLPCLQVGQEQKHTYLPLEVCNIVAGQRCIKKLTDNQTSTMIRATARSAPDRQDEISKLMRSANFNTDPYVREFGVMVRDEMTEVNGRVLQAPSILYGGRNKAIATPIQGVWDMRNKQFHTGIEIKVWAIACFAPQRQCTELLLKAFTDQLRKISRDAGMPIQGQPCFCKYAQGADSVEPMFRHLKYTYQGLQLVVVILPGKTPVYAEVKRVGDTVLGMATQCVQVKNVQKTTPQTLSNLCLKINVKLGGVNNILLPQGRPLVFQQPVIFLGADVTHPPAGDGKKPSIAAVVGSMDAHPSRYCATVRVQQHRQDIIQDLATMVRELLIQFYKSTRFKPTRIIYYRDGISEGQFNQVACTVLQHELLAIREACIKLEKDYQPGITFVVVQKRHHTRLFCMDRNERVGKSGNIPAGTTVDTKITHPSEFDFYLCSHAGIQGTSRPSHYHVLWDDNHFTADELQVLTYQLCHTYVRCTRSVSIPAPAYYAHLVAFRARYHLVDKEHDSAEGSHTSGQSNGRDQQALAKAVQIHQDTLRTMYFA, encoded by the exons ATCCCCCATCTTCACCGGTGCCAGAATATGTGTTCAAGCCACCATCACGGCCAGACTTTGGCACCATGGGCAGGACAATCAAGCTCCAGGCCAACTTCTTTGAGATGGAAATCCCCAAACTGGAGGTCTACCATTATGACATCGACATCAAGCCCGAGAAATGCCCCAGGAGGGTCAATcg TGAAATTGTGGAGCACATGGTCCAGCACTTTAAAACACAGATCTTTGGTGATCGAAAGCCAGTGTATGATGGGAGGAAGAATCTCTACACAGCCATGCCCTTACCCATAGGCAGAGACAAG GTAGAGCTTGAAGTGACCATTCCTGGTGAGGGCAAGGACCGCAGCTTCAAAGTATCCATCAAGTGGATGTCCTGCGTTAGTCTGCAAGCTCTGCACGAGGCACTGGCAGGGCGGCTTCCCAGTGTCCCCTTTGAGACCATTCAAGCCTTGGATGTGGTCATGAGGCATTTGCCCTCAATGAG gtaTACCCCAGTGGGCCGTTCTTTCTTCACTCCATCAGAGGGATGTTCGAACCCCCTCGGTGGTGGCAGAGAGGTGTGGTTTGGCTTCCATCAGTCTGTCAGGCCTTCCCTCTGGAAAATGATGCTCAACATTGATG TTTCCGCCACTGCATTCTACAAAGCCCAGCCTGTAATTGAGTTCATGTGTGAGGTCTTGGATTTCAAAAGCATTGAAGAACAACAGAAGCCCTTAACAGACTCTCAACGAGTTAAATTTACAAAGGAAATCAAAG GATCAACGGACAGTGGGGGAATTTCCAACTCTCGTCTCCTCTGTCCAGGTCTGAAGGTGGAGATCACTCACTGTGGGCAGATGAAGAGGAAGTACAGAGTGTGCAACGTTACCAGAAGACCTGCCAGCCACCAAAC GTtccctctgcagcaggagaacgGCCAAACTATTGAATGCACAGTAGCACAGTACTTCAAAGATAAGTACAAGCTCATCTTGCGATACCCCCACCTCCCATGTCTACAGGTGGGACAGGAGCAGAAGCACACCTACCTACCTCTAGAG GTGTGTAACATAGTGGCAGGACAGCGCTGCATAAAAAAACTGACAGACAATCAAACATCCACTATGATCCGCGCCACAGCCCGATCTGCACCAGACCGTCAGGACGAGATTAGTAAACTG atGAGAAGTGCCAATTTCAACACTGACCCTTACGTTCGCGAGTTCGGAGTGATGGTGAGAGACGAGATGACGGAAGTGAACGGCCGCGTCCTGCAGGCCCCCTCTATCCTGTATGGAGGCAGG AACAAAGCAATAGCCACACCTATCCAGGGAGTATGGGACATGAGGAACAAGCAGTTCCACACTGGCATCGAGATCAAAGTGTGGGCCATCGCCTGCTTCGCACCACAGAGACAATGTACTGAACTCCTGCTCAA AGCCTTCACAGATCAGCTGAGGAAGATCTCCAGGGATGCAGGGATGCCCATCCAGGGTCAGCCTTGCTTCTGTAAGTACGCCCAGGGAGCGGACAGCGTGGAGCCCATGTTCAGGCACCTCAAGTACACCTACCAGGGCCTCCAGCTGGTCGTGGTTATCCTGCCGGGGAAGACGCCTGTCTACG CTGAAGTGAAGCGTGTCGGGGACACTGTACTCGGCATGGCCACGCAGTGTGTGCAGGTGAAGAATGTTCAGAAGACGACACCTCAGACTCTCTCCAACCTCTGTCTGAAGATCAATGTGAAGCTGGGTGGCGTCAATAACATCCTGCTCCCACAGGGCAG GCCGTTGGTGTTCCAGCAGCCAGTAATCTTCCTCGGTGCAGATGTGACTCATCCGCCTGCAGGAGATGGAAAAAAGCCTTCCATCGCTGCT gTTGTTGGTAGTATGGATGCCCACCCGAGCAGATACTGTGCCACAGTCCGGGTGCAGCAGCACCGTCAGGACATCATCCAGGACTTGGCCACCATGGTGAGGGAGCTTCTCATTCAGTTCTACAAGTCCACCCGCTTCAAGCCCACCAGGATAATCTACTACCGCGATGGCATCTCCGAGGGCCAGTTTAACCAGGTGGCTTGCACA GTTCTTCAGCATGAACTGCTGGCCATCCGTGAGGCCTGCATCAAACTAGAGAAGGACTACCAGCCCGGTATCACCTTTGTTGTCGTGCAAAAGAGACACCACACAAGACTGTTCTGTATGGACAGAAATGAGAGG GTTGGGAAGAGCGGCAACATCCCTGCAGGCACCACGGTGGATACGAAAATTACTCACCCATCCGAGTTTGACTTCTACCTTTGCAGTCACGCTGGAATTCAG GGCACCAGCCGGCCGTCTCACTACCACGTGCTCTGGGACGACAACCACTTCACTGCAGACGAACTGCAGGTTCTCACCTACCAGCTTTGCCACACTTACGTGCGCTGCACCCGGTCAGTTTCCATCCCAGCACCAGCCTACTACGCCCATTTGGTGGCTTTCAGGGCTCGCTATCACCTGGTGGACAAAGAGCATGATAG TGCTGAAGGAAGTCATACCTCAGGCCAGAGCAATGGGCGCGACCAGCAAGCCTTGGCTAAGGCCGTTCAGATCCACCAGGACACGCTGCGCACCATGTACTTTGCCTGA
- the ago2 gene encoding protein argonaute-2 isoform X3, with product MYSSPGATEMTEPARSSGSLSSDPPSSPVPEYVFKPPSRPDFGTMGRTIKLQANFFEMEIPKLEVYHYDIDIKPEKCPRRVNREIVEHMVQHFKTQIFGDRKPVYDGRKNLYTAMPLPIGRDKVELEVTIPGEGKDRSFKVSIKWMSCVSLQALHEALAGRLPSVPFETIQALDVVMRHLPSMRYTPVGRSFFTPSEGCSNPLGGGREVWFGFHQSVRPSLWKMMLNIDVSATAFYKAQPVIEFMCEVLDFKSIEEQQKPLTDSQRVKFTKEIKGLKVEITHCGQMKRKYRVCNVTRRPASHQTFPLQQENGQTIECTVAQYFKDKYKLILRYPHLPCLQVGQEQKHTYLPLEVCNIVAGQRCIKKLTDNQTSTMIRATARSAPDRQDEISKLMRSANFNTDPYVREFGVMVRDEMTEVNGRVLQAPSILYGGRVRGATADNKAIATPIQGVWDMRNKQFHTGIEIKVWAIACFAPQRQCTELLLKAFTDQLRKISRDAGMPIQGQPCFCKYAQGADSVEPMFRHLKYTYQGLQLVVVILPGKTPVYAEVKRVGDTVLGMATQCVQVKNVQKTTPQTLSNLCLKINVKLGGVNNILLPQGRPLVFQQPVIFLGADVTHPPAGDGKKPSIAAVVGSMDAHPSRYCATVRVQQHRQDIIQDLATMVRELLIQFYKSTRFKPTRIIYYRDGISEGQFNQVLQHELLAIREACIKLEKDYQPGITFVVVQKRHHTRLFCMDRNERVGKSGNIPAGTTVDTKITHPSEFDFYLCSHAGIQGTSRPSHYHVLWDDNHFTADELQVLTYQLCHTYVRCTRSVSIPAPAYYAHLVAFRARYHLVDKEHDSAEGSHTSGQSNGRDQQALAKAVQIHQDTLRTMYFA from the exons ATCCCCCATCTTCACCGGTGCCAGAATATGTGTTCAAGCCACCATCACGGCCAGACTTTGGCACCATGGGCAGGACAATCAAGCTCCAGGCCAACTTCTTTGAGATGGAAATCCCCAAACTGGAGGTCTACCATTATGACATCGACATCAAGCCCGAGAAATGCCCCAGGAGGGTCAATcg TGAAATTGTGGAGCACATGGTCCAGCACTTTAAAACACAGATCTTTGGTGATCGAAAGCCAGTGTATGATGGGAGGAAGAATCTCTACACAGCCATGCCCTTACCCATAGGCAGAGACAAG GTAGAGCTTGAAGTGACCATTCCTGGTGAGGGCAAGGACCGCAGCTTCAAAGTATCCATCAAGTGGATGTCCTGCGTTAGTCTGCAAGCTCTGCACGAGGCACTGGCAGGGCGGCTTCCCAGTGTCCCCTTTGAGACCATTCAAGCCTTGGATGTGGTCATGAGGCATTTGCCCTCAATGAG gtaTACCCCAGTGGGCCGTTCTTTCTTCACTCCATCAGAGGGATGTTCGAACCCCCTCGGTGGTGGCAGAGAGGTGTGGTTTGGCTTCCATCAGTCTGTCAGGCCTTCCCTCTGGAAAATGATGCTCAACATTGATG TTTCCGCCACTGCATTCTACAAAGCCCAGCCTGTAATTGAGTTCATGTGTGAGGTCTTGGATTTCAAAAGCATTGAAGAACAACAGAAGCCCTTAACAGACTCTCAACGAGTTAAATTTACAAAGGAAATCAAAG GTCTGAAGGTGGAGATCACTCACTGTGGGCAGATGAAGAGGAAGTACAGAGTGTGCAACGTTACCAGAAGACCTGCCAGCCACCAAAC GTtccctctgcagcaggagaacgGCCAAACTATTGAATGCACAGTAGCACAGTACTTCAAAGATAAGTACAAGCTCATCTTGCGATACCCCCACCTCCCATGTCTACAGGTGGGACAGGAGCAGAAGCACACCTACCTACCTCTAGAG GTGTGTAACATAGTGGCAGGACAGCGCTGCATAAAAAAACTGACAGACAATCAAACATCCACTATGATCCGCGCCACAGCCCGATCTGCACCAGACCGTCAGGACGAGATTAGTAAACTG atGAGAAGTGCCAATTTCAACACTGACCCTTACGTTCGCGAGTTCGGAGTGATGGTGAGAGACGAGATGACGGAAGTGAACGGCCGCGTCCTGCAGGCCCCCTCTATCCTGTATGGAGGCAGGGTACGTGGAGCAACTGCTGAT AACAAAGCAATAGCCACACCTATCCAGGGAGTATGGGACATGAGGAACAAGCAGTTCCACACTGGCATCGAGATCAAAGTGTGGGCCATCGCCTGCTTCGCACCACAGAGACAATGTACTGAACTCCTGCTCAA AGCCTTCACAGATCAGCTGAGGAAGATCTCCAGGGATGCAGGGATGCCCATCCAGGGTCAGCCTTGCTTCTGTAAGTACGCCCAGGGAGCGGACAGCGTGGAGCCCATGTTCAGGCACCTCAAGTACACCTACCAGGGCCTCCAGCTGGTCGTGGTTATCCTGCCGGGGAAGACGCCTGTCTACG CTGAAGTGAAGCGTGTCGGGGACACTGTACTCGGCATGGCCACGCAGTGTGTGCAGGTGAAGAATGTTCAGAAGACGACACCTCAGACTCTCTCCAACCTCTGTCTGAAGATCAATGTGAAGCTGGGTGGCGTCAATAACATCCTGCTCCCACAGGGCAG GCCGTTGGTGTTCCAGCAGCCAGTAATCTTCCTCGGTGCAGATGTGACTCATCCGCCTGCAGGAGATGGAAAAAAGCCTTCCATCGCTGCT gTTGTTGGTAGTATGGATGCCCACCCGAGCAGATACTGTGCCACAGTCCGGGTGCAGCAGCACCGTCAGGACATCATCCAGGACTTGGCCACCATGGTGAGGGAGCTTCTCATTCAGTTCTACAAGTCCACCCGCTTCAAGCCCACCAGGATAATCTACTACCGCGATGGCATCTCCGAGGGCCAGTTTAACCAG GTTCTTCAGCATGAACTGCTGGCCATCCGTGAGGCCTGCATCAAACTAGAGAAGGACTACCAGCCCGGTATCACCTTTGTTGTCGTGCAAAAGAGACACCACACAAGACTGTTCTGTATGGACAGAAATGAGAGG GTTGGGAAGAGCGGCAACATCCCTGCAGGCACCACGGTGGATACGAAAATTACTCACCCATCCGAGTTTGACTTCTACCTTTGCAGTCACGCTGGAATTCAG GGCACCAGCCGGCCGTCTCACTACCACGTGCTCTGGGACGACAACCACTTCACTGCAGACGAACTGCAGGTTCTCACCTACCAGCTTTGCCACACTTACGTGCGCTGCACCCGGTCAGTTTCCATCCCAGCACCAGCCTACTACGCCCATTTGGTGGCTTTCAGGGCTCGCTATCACCTGGTGGACAAAGAGCATGATAG TGCTGAAGGAAGTCATACCTCAGGCCAGAGCAATGGGCGCGACCAGCAAGCCTTGGCTAAGGCCGTTCAGATCCACCAGGACACGCTGCGCACCATGTACTTTGCCTGA
- the ago2 gene encoding protein argonaute-2 isoform X4, with amino-acid sequence MYSSPGATEMTEPARSSGSLSSDPPSSPVPEYVFKPPSRPDFGTMGRTIKLQANFFEMEIPKLEVYHYDIDIKPEKCPRRVNREIVEHMVQHFKTQIFGDRKPVYDGRKNLYTAMPLPIGRDKVELEVTIPGEGKDRSFKVSIKWMSCVSLQALHEALAGRLPSVPFETIQALDVVMRHLPSMRYTPVGRSFFTPSEGCSNPLGGGREVWFGFHQSVRPSLWKMMLNIDVSATAFYKAQPVIEFMCEVLDFKSIEEQQKPLTDSQRVKFTKEIKGLKVEITHCGQMKRKYRVCNVTRRPASHQTFPLQQENGQTIECTVAQYFKDKYKLILRYPHLPCLQVGQEQKHTYLPLEVCNIVAGQRCIKKLTDNQTSTMIRATARSAPDRQDEISKLMRSANFNTDPYVREFGVMVRDEMTEVNGRVLQAPSILYGGRNKAIATPIQGVWDMRNKQFHTGIEIKVWAIACFAPQRQCTELLLKAFTDQLRKISRDAGMPIQGQPCFCKYAQGADSVEPMFRHLKYTYQGLQLVVVILPGKTPVYAEVKRVGDTVLGMATQCVQVKNVQKTTPQTLSNLCLKINVKLGGVNNILLPQGRPLVFQQPVIFLGADVTHPPAGDGKKPSIAAVVGSMDAHPSRYCATVRVQQHRQDIIQDLATMVRELLIQFYKSTRFKPTRIIYYRDGISEGQFNQVLQHELLAIREACIKLEKDYQPGITFVVVQKRHHTRLFCMDRNERVGKSGNIPAGTTVDTKITHPSEFDFYLCSHAGIQGTSRPSHYHVLWDDNHFTADELQVLTYQLCHTYVRCTRSVSIPAPAYYAHLVAFRARYHLVDKEHDSAEGSHTSGQSNGRDQQALAKAVQIHQDTLRTMYFA; translated from the exons ATCCCCCATCTTCACCGGTGCCAGAATATGTGTTCAAGCCACCATCACGGCCAGACTTTGGCACCATGGGCAGGACAATCAAGCTCCAGGCCAACTTCTTTGAGATGGAAATCCCCAAACTGGAGGTCTACCATTATGACATCGACATCAAGCCCGAGAAATGCCCCAGGAGGGTCAATcg TGAAATTGTGGAGCACATGGTCCAGCACTTTAAAACACAGATCTTTGGTGATCGAAAGCCAGTGTATGATGGGAGGAAGAATCTCTACACAGCCATGCCCTTACCCATAGGCAGAGACAAG GTAGAGCTTGAAGTGACCATTCCTGGTGAGGGCAAGGACCGCAGCTTCAAAGTATCCATCAAGTGGATGTCCTGCGTTAGTCTGCAAGCTCTGCACGAGGCACTGGCAGGGCGGCTTCCCAGTGTCCCCTTTGAGACCATTCAAGCCTTGGATGTGGTCATGAGGCATTTGCCCTCAATGAG gtaTACCCCAGTGGGCCGTTCTTTCTTCACTCCATCAGAGGGATGTTCGAACCCCCTCGGTGGTGGCAGAGAGGTGTGGTTTGGCTTCCATCAGTCTGTCAGGCCTTCCCTCTGGAAAATGATGCTCAACATTGATG TTTCCGCCACTGCATTCTACAAAGCCCAGCCTGTAATTGAGTTCATGTGTGAGGTCTTGGATTTCAAAAGCATTGAAGAACAACAGAAGCCCTTAACAGACTCTCAACGAGTTAAATTTACAAAGGAAATCAAAG GTCTGAAGGTGGAGATCACTCACTGTGGGCAGATGAAGAGGAAGTACAGAGTGTGCAACGTTACCAGAAGACCTGCCAGCCACCAAAC GTtccctctgcagcaggagaacgGCCAAACTATTGAATGCACAGTAGCACAGTACTTCAAAGATAAGTACAAGCTCATCTTGCGATACCCCCACCTCCCATGTCTACAGGTGGGACAGGAGCAGAAGCACACCTACCTACCTCTAGAG GTGTGTAACATAGTGGCAGGACAGCGCTGCATAAAAAAACTGACAGACAATCAAACATCCACTATGATCCGCGCCACAGCCCGATCTGCACCAGACCGTCAGGACGAGATTAGTAAACTG atGAGAAGTGCCAATTTCAACACTGACCCTTACGTTCGCGAGTTCGGAGTGATGGTGAGAGACGAGATGACGGAAGTGAACGGCCGCGTCCTGCAGGCCCCCTCTATCCTGTATGGAGGCAGG AACAAAGCAATAGCCACACCTATCCAGGGAGTATGGGACATGAGGAACAAGCAGTTCCACACTGGCATCGAGATCAAAGTGTGGGCCATCGCCTGCTTCGCACCACAGAGACAATGTACTGAACTCCTGCTCAA AGCCTTCACAGATCAGCTGAGGAAGATCTCCAGGGATGCAGGGATGCCCATCCAGGGTCAGCCTTGCTTCTGTAAGTACGCCCAGGGAGCGGACAGCGTGGAGCCCATGTTCAGGCACCTCAAGTACACCTACCAGGGCCTCCAGCTGGTCGTGGTTATCCTGCCGGGGAAGACGCCTGTCTACG CTGAAGTGAAGCGTGTCGGGGACACTGTACTCGGCATGGCCACGCAGTGTGTGCAGGTGAAGAATGTTCAGAAGACGACACCTCAGACTCTCTCCAACCTCTGTCTGAAGATCAATGTGAAGCTGGGTGGCGTCAATAACATCCTGCTCCCACAGGGCAG GCCGTTGGTGTTCCAGCAGCCAGTAATCTTCCTCGGTGCAGATGTGACTCATCCGCCTGCAGGAGATGGAAAAAAGCCTTCCATCGCTGCT gTTGTTGGTAGTATGGATGCCCACCCGAGCAGATACTGTGCCACAGTCCGGGTGCAGCAGCACCGTCAGGACATCATCCAGGACTTGGCCACCATGGTGAGGGAGCTTCTCATTCAGTTCTACAAGTCCACCCGCTTCAAGCCCACCAGGATAATCTACTACCGCGATGGCATCTCCGAGGGCCAGTTTAACCAG GTTCTTCAGCATGAACTGCTGGCCATCCGTGAGGCCTGCATCAAACTAGAGAAGGACTACCAGCCCGGTATCACCTTTGTTGTCGTGCAAAAGAGACACCACACAAGACTGTTCTGTATGGACAGAAATGAGAGG GTTGGGAAGAGCGGCAACATCCCTGCAGGCACCACGGTGGATACGAAAATTACTCACCCATCCGAGTTTGACTTCTACCTTTGCAGTCACGCTGGAATTCAG GGCACCAGCCGGCCGTCTCACTACCACGTGCTCTGGGACGACAACCACTTCACTGCAGACGAACTGCAGGTTCTCACCTACCAGCTTTGCCACACTTACGTGCGCTGCACCCGGTCAGTTTCCATCCCAGCACCAGCCTACTACGCCCATTTGGTGGCTTTCAGGGCTCGCTATCACCTGGTGGACAAAGAGCATGATAG TGCTGAAGGAAGTCATACCTCAGGCCAGAGCAATGGGCGCGACCAGCAAGCCTTGGCTAAGGCCGTTCAGATCCACCAGGACACGCTGCGCACCATGTACTTTGCCTGA